The following proteins come from a genomic window of Streptomyces sp. NBC_01716:
- a CDS encoding excisionase family DNA-binding protein: MADRLLTVDEAAERLGTGVRFVRRLVAERRIVFVKVGRHVRIADSALTAYIEAHTVQPARRGRPSYGRAA; the protein is encoded by the coding sequence ATGGCTGACCGCCTCCTCACCGTGGACGAGGCTGCTGAACGACTCGGCACAGGCGTGCGCTTCGTCCGCCGCCTCGTGGCGGAACGCCGCATCGTCTTCGTCAAGGTCGGACGCCACGTCCGCATCGCCGACAGCGCTCTCACCGCGTACATCGAAGCCCACACCGTTCAGCCCGCACGACGGGGTCGGCCGAGCTACGGCAGGGCCGCCTGA
- a CDS encoding mobilization protein encodes MTGQQHEHPSPQQEMTTTSTSRASWRFGHSPAGGASEPGPASGVAGTVRRQGAPDGKPATGGGSQPSAGVRKRRSKGKPRPRDKKQRPAQSVRLNEREHIVIQAGADAVGMSVAGFLAHCALAAARDQTRTAATIAADHDVLIELFATGRKLSWAGSNLNQMAKTLNSGGDIARIEEALTDVRRAATATRAAVERITNRQKGKTA; translated from the coding sequence ATGACTGGCCAGCAACACGAACACCCGAGCCCACAGCAGGAGATGACAACCACCAGCACCAGCCGAGCAAGTTGGAGGTTCGGACACTCCCCCGCAGGGGGAGCGTCCGAACCCGGCCCCGCCTCCGGGGTGGCGGGGACCGTCCGGCGCCAGGGGGCGCCGGACGGGAAGCCTGCGACCGGGGGCGGATCGCAGCCAAGTGCGGGCGTCCGCAAGCGCCGGTCCAAGGGGAAGCCGCGTCCCCGTGACAAGAAGCAGCGCCCCGCGCAGAGCGTCCGCCTCAACGAACGCGAACACATCGTCATCCAGGCCGGCGCCGACGCCGTCGGCATGAGCGTCGCCGGATTCCTCGCCCACTGCGCCCTGGCCGCCGCCCGCGACCAGACCCGCACCGCCGCCACCATCGCCGCCGACCACGACGTTCTCATCGAGCTCTTCGCCACAGGCCGCAAGCTCAGCTGGGCCGGCAGCAACCTCAACCAGATGGCCAAGACCCTCAACTCCGGCGGCGACATCGCCCGCATTGAGGAAGCCCTCACCGACGTCCGCCGCGCGGCCACCGCCACCAGGGCGGCCGTCGAGCGGATCACCAACCGCCAGAAAGGCAAGACCGCTTGA
- a CDS encoding DUF2637 domain-containing protein translates to MLHPTTTRHQTTIATNHGQRMMKHTAERYALVAAGAVIVALTAGAFWLSYTHLAEVSGKHGLGGSPVRQWAWPATLDAFIVAGELLMLRAGLRRVTDGWAIAVTATGSAGSIALNVAGVSGTAGAGTVPLLDYVVAAVPPTAALLAFGVLMRQIHQLVDQPTAPPDTTSERHVGVPTTASAKQPEPPVLATEAKSESLGGSPELTGTSGSPTRSAPEVPDTVLDQEAPAPRRTGRPPNASLDELLAIARPVVERLGGIDRDEITDEIRNVQERKASNERLLKVIKVLEKERDSARSSAQPSG, encoded by the coding sequence TTGCTCCACCCCACCACCACCCGGCACCAGACCACCATCGCGACGAACCATGGCCAACGCATGATGAAGCACACGGCTGAGCGGTACGCGCTCGTGGCCGCTGGTGCCGTCATCGTGGCCCTGACCGCTGGGGCGTTCTGGCTGTCCTACACGCATCTTGCCGAGGTGTCCGGGAAGCACGGGCTGGGCGGTTCACCCGTCCGTCAATGGGCGTGGCCGGCGACGCTGGACGCGTTCATCGTCGCGGGCGAACTCCTCATGCTCCGCGCCGGTCTGCGCAGGGTCACCGACGGATGGGCCATCGCCGTAACCGCCACCGGATCGGCCGGCTCCATCGCCCTCAACGTCGCAGGCGTCAGCGGCACAGCAGGTGCTGGCACCGTGCCGCTGCTCGACTACGTGGTCGCCGCGGTCCCGCCCACCGCAGCCCTGCTCGCCTTCGGAGTCCTGATGCGGCAGATCCACCAACTCGTCGACCAACCCACAGCACCTCCGGACACCACTTCCGAACGGCACGTCGGCGTGCCGACCACGGCATCCGCGAAGCAGCCGGAACCACCGGTCCTGGCTACGGAGGCGAAGAGCGAGTCGCTCGGCGGCAGTCCTGAACTCACCGGAACATCCGGTTCTCCCACCCGTAGCGCGCCGGAAGTGCCCGACACGGTGCTGGATCAGGAGGCGCCTGCACCTCGGCGTACGGGGCGGCCCCCGAATGCCTCGCTCGACGAGCTGCTGGCCATCGCCCGCCCCGTGGTCGAACGGCTCGGTGGGATCGACCGCGACGAGATCACGGACGAGATCCGGAACGTGCAGGAACGCAAAGCCTCCAACGAGCGCCTGCTGAAGGTCATCAAGGTGCTTGAGAAGGAGCGGGACTCAGCGCGCTCCTCGGCCCAGCCATCCGGCTGA
- a CDS encoding DUF3631 domain-containing protein → MTEPQPKTPSHRDATPPWPPVAVPGQPVNSTVPPTDEDRDDEPPATPLPEGAQVLADLQAQITRYVILPSAEALTAVTLWVAASHLQPAWQHAPRLAVVAPEKRCGKSRLLDVLTETVHNCLITVNASPAAIFRSITDDNPPTLLVDEADTLFGTAKAAERNEDLRGLLNAGHQRNRPTLRVSGPEHKPTPFPTFAMAALAGIGDLPDTIMDRSVVIRMRRRAPGEKVAAFRTHRDTPALHALRDRLSSWLQPLGALAADREPVMPVEDRAADTWEPLVIVADLAGGDWPALVRTACRIMSDYEAGQDEEGGLRTRLLVGIRRAFGAERDPGVLATKRLLEALNADREAPWAEYGAGGLTPRGLQLLLKPYGISSANRRFPDGTQAKGFARNQFLDAWARYCPEPAPAVQVTAQRLPGTAP, encoded by the coding sequence ATGACCGAACCCCAGCCGAAGACCCCGTCTCACCGTGACGCGACGCCACCGTGGCCTCCGGTCGCCGTACCCGGCCAGCCCGTCAACTCCACCGTGCCTCCCACGGACGAGGACCGCGACGACGAGCCTCCAGCGACGCCGCTGCCCGAAGGGGCACAGGTACTGGCCGATCTGCAGGCGCAGATCACGCGGTACGTGATCCTGCCTTCGGCGGAGGCTCTCACGGCGGTGACGTTGTGGGTGGCGGCGTCGCATCTGCAGCCGGCGTGGCAGCACGCGCCGCGTCTGGCGGTGGTGGCTCCGGAGAAGCGGTGCGGTAAGTCGAGGCTGCTGGATGTTCTGACCGAGACGGTGCACAACTGCCTGATCACGGTCAACGCCAGTCCAGCCGCGATCTTCCGGTCGATCACCGACGACAATCCGCCCACGCTCCTGGTCGACGAGGCAGACACCCTCTTCGGCACCGCGAAGGCGGCTGAACGGAACGAGGATCTGCGGGGTCTGCTGAACGCCGGGCATCAGCGCAACCGGCCCACGCTGCGGGTCTCGGGGCCCGAGCACAAGCCGACCCCGTTCCCCACCTTCGCCATGGCGGCCCTCGCGGGGATCGGCGACCTGCCGGACACGATCATGGACCGGTCGGTCGTCATCCGGATGCGCCGCCGGGCACCGGGCGAGAAGGTCGCGGCCTTCCGCACCCACCGCGACACCCCCGCGCTGCACGCCCTGCGCGACCGCCTCTCCTCCTGGCTCCAGCCGCTGGGTGCGCTGGCGGCGGACCGGGAGCCGGTCATGCCGGTCGAGGACCGCGCGGCCGACACGTGGGAGCCGCTGGTGATCGTCGCCGACCTCGCCGGGGGTGACTGGCCCGCGCTCGTGCGTACCGCCTGCCGGATCATGAGCGACTACGAGGCGGGGCAGGACGAGGAAGGCGGGCTGCGCACGCGGCTGCTGGTCGGGATCCGCCGGGCCTTCGGCGCCGAGCGCGACCCAGGGGTGCTGGCCACCAAGCGCCTGCTGGAGGCACTGAACGCGGACAGGGAAGCGCCGTGGGCGGAGTACGGTGCCGGCGGTCTGACGCCGCGCGGCCTGCAACTGCTCCTGAAGCCCTACGGCATCAGCTCGGCCAACCGTCGCTTCCCCGACGGCACCCAGGCCAAAGGCTTCGCGCGCAACCAGTTCCTCGACGCCTGGGCCCGCTACTGCCCCGAACCGGCACCCGCGGTTCAGGTCACGGCGCAACGGCTGCCCGGCACCGCGCCCTGA
- a CDS encoding N,N-dimethylformamidase beta subunit family domain-containing protein — MGCPSQPGRPVPPRRHCTPPGPRVTGINGYPSQPSVRAGETVRLHIATSAPHFNIDFYRWGSKPRHAGRVGWLGCDAAPGRYDRDWHWPAYDFRVPRDWPSGVYVAVLSTDPVSGTPLMDTREARMLLVVTPPAPSGRKVLYKIPIFTYHAYNTAGGGSLYSASHVTLRRPGGGVGGPVKGLPDPYDATSPRQTFAHWDAPFISGMEGSGIEVDYCTDLDIDEGRFLNDGYRLLVSAGHDEYWSTGARRNVTAFRDGGGNIANFGANTCWWRVKVAPTGISGLECDKFPPGAPEGTDPDGSYGCPDHWWESEPENTLLGVSYRNGGGHWDGPRASLGFTVADADHWVFSGTGLKTGDTFGRDGALIGYECDGAAYQIDKDGRPRPTGQDGTPKDFEILGLAQLPADWHFAAREPTDSPRAATLGLRASSASGGAVFTAATTDWARLLATDPHVATITRNVLTRLV; from the coding sequence ATGGGGTGCCCAAGTCAGCCAGGCAGACCCGTACCACCTCGCCGGCATTGCACGCCCCCGGGACCACGCGTGACCGGCATCAACGGCTATCCCAGTCAGCCCAGCGTCCGCGCTGGCGAGACGGTTCGACTGCACATCGCCACATCGGCTCCCCACTTCAACATCGACTTCTACCGATGGGGCTCAAAACCGCGCCATGCAGGGCGTGTTGGGTGGCTAGGATGTGACGCCGCTCCCGGCCGCTACGACAGGGACTGGCACTGGCCCGCCTACGACTTCCGGGTGCCGCGTGACTGGCCATCAGGGGTTTACGTCGCGGTCCTGAGTACCGATCCGGTGTCCGGCACGCCGTTGATGGACACTCGCGAAGCCAGGATGCTGCTGGTCGTCACGCCTCCGGCTCCCTCAGGCCGCAAGGTCCTCTACAAGATCCCGATCTTCACCTACCACGCGTACAACACAGCAGGTGGCGGCAGCCTTTACAGCGCCTCCCACGTGACACTGCGGCGCCCGGGCGGTGGAGTCGGAGGTCCCGTCAAGGGATTGCCCGACCCGTACGACGCCACGTCCCCGCGCCAGACGTTCGCGCACTGGGACGCCCCCTTCATCTCAGGGATGGAAGGAAGCGGCATCGAAGTCGACTACTGCACCGACCTGGACATCGACGAGGGTCGGTTCCTGAACGACGGATACCGCCTGCTCGTCTCCGCCGGGCACGACGAGTACTGGAGTACGGGGGCCCGCCGGAACGTCACCGCCTTCCGCGACGGAGGCGGAAACATCGCTAACTTCGGGGCCAACACCTGTTGGTGGCGCGTGAAGGTCGCTCCAACCGGCATCTCCGGTCTTGAGTGCGACAAATTTCCTCCCGGAGCCCCCGAAGGAACCGACCCGGATGGCTCGTACGGATGCCCCGACCACTGGTGGGAGTCGGAACCGGAGAACACGCTGCTCGGCGTGAGCTACCGAAACGGCGGCGGCCACTGGGACGGACCCCGCGCCTCCCTCGGATTCACCGTGGCGGACGCGGACCACTGGGTTTTCTCCGGCACCGGCCTGAAGACCGGTGACACCTTCGGCCGCGACGGGGCACTGATCGGCTACGAGTGCGACGGCGCCGCGTATCAGATCGATAAGGACGGCCGTCCCCGCCCGACCGGCCAGGACGGGACGCCGAAGGACTTCGAGATCCTCGGCCTGGCCCAGCTGCCGGCCGACTGGCACTTCGCGGCCCGAGAACCGACGGACAGCCCTCGTGCGGCCACCCTCGGCCTCCGTGCCTCATCCGCGTCGGGCGGCGCGGTCTTCACCGCCGCCACCACCGACTGGGCTCGGCTGCTGGCCACCGACCCTCACGTCGCGACCATCACCCGCAACGTTCTCACCCGTCTCGTCTGA
- a CDS encoding aminoglycoside phosphotransferase family protein, which translates to MTTSKRTAFDPAMAARILRSACGPAGLDPDGIEMLRLGDHAVFRIDGGRVVSRVGRHADRLPSVRREVAVAQWLASEGYPSARLVTEVEQPVVVEGHPVTFWEGLADGEKYASTREMGELLRQLHGLEPPHFLLPELRPFDKVQQRLRRAVIRAETRAYLTDLAGKLAAEYEKLEFALPPGHLHGDFNIGNVLLDAEGHPKVIDLDGFATGPREWDLMQTAMYYDSFGWHTEAEYADFAVGYGFDVRQWSGYTVLRSVRELLMVTWLSQNAGASPRAAEEVEKRVETLRSGGSRRAWAPF; encoded by the coding sequence ATGACGACGAGCAAGCGAACTGCGTTCGACCCTGCAATGGCAGCGAGGATCTTGCGTAGTGCCTGCGGGCCAGCCGGGTTGGATCCCGACGGGATCGAGATGCTGCGACTCGGTGACCATGCGGTGTTCCGCATCGACGGCGGGCGGGTCGTCTCTCGCGTCGGCCGTCACGCTGACCGTCTGCCGTCCGTGCGCCGAGAGGTCGCTGTCGCGCAATGGCTCGCGTCTGAGGGCTATCCGTCGGCGCGACTCGTCACGGAGGTTGAACAGCCTGTCGTCGTCGAGGGGCACCCGGTGACCTTCTGGGAAGGGCTGGCCGACGGCGAGAAGTACGCAAGTACGCGTGAGATGGGCGAACTCCTGAGGCAGCTCCACGGACTGGAGCCGCCTCATTTTCTTCTGCCCGAACTCCGCCCCTTTGACAAGGTCCAGCAGCGGCTGAGGCGTGCTGTGATCCGTGCCGAGACTCGCGCATATCTCACTGACCTAGCCGGGAAGTTGGCTGCTGAGTACGAGAAGCTGGAGTTCGCGCTTCCGCCGGGACATCTGCACGGTGACTTCAACATCGGCAATGTTCTGTTGGACGCCGAAGGACACCCGAAGGTGATCGACCTAGATGGCTTCGCGACGGGCCCCCGCGAGTGGGACCTCATGCAGACGGCCATGTACTACGACAGCTTCGGCTGGCACACGGAAGCCGAGTATGCCGACTTCGCGGTCGGCTACGGCTTCGACGTCCGGCAGTGGTCCGGGTACACAGTGCTCCGGAGCGTCCGCGAACTGCTGATGGTCACCTGGCTTTCGCAGAACGCCGGGGCGAGTCCGCGCGCAGCTGAAGAAGTTGAGAAGCGCGTCGAGACGCTGCGGTCAGGTGGCTCCCGGCGGGCTTGGGCACCTTTCTAG
- a CDS encoding class I SAM-dependent methyltransferase, with amino-acid sequence MTEQLSEQPGWSRRQIAYYRARAAEYDSAYGERMHLPQLAKTLDELPIRGDVLELACGTGQWTRLLADRAQSLTALDAAPEMLDIARARMQGTTTRFIGADVFSWEPDRQYDTVFFAFWLSHVPPVEMEAFWDLLRWALAPGGCVVFLDDSPAKAEIEDLAVEMDVPTVRRRLADGTQHHAVKVFRDPAGITRQLNDLGWGAQVSQADPYHLAGIARPRDHA; translated from the coding sequence ATGACAGAACAGCTCTCCGAGCAACCGGGCTGGTCGCGACGCCAAATCGCCTACTACCGCGCAAGAGCCGCCGAGTACGACAGTGCATACGGCGAACGCATGCACCTGCCCCAGCTCGCGAAGACACTCGACGAGTTGCCCATCCGCGGCGATGTCCTTGAGTTGGCGTGCGGCACGGGCCAGTGGACCCGACTGCTCGCCGATCGAGCGCAGAGTCTGACCGCGCTGGACGCCGCCCCGGAGATGCTGGATATCGCCCGCGCCCGGATGCAGGGTACGACGACTCGCTTCATCGGAGCGGACGTCTTCAGCTGGGAACCTGACCGCCAGTACGACACTGTCTTCTTCGCCTTCTGGCTCAGCCACGTGCCGCCCGTGGAGATGGAAGCTTTTTGGGACTTGCTTCGGTGGGCGCTGGCGCCCGGTGGCTGTGTGGTCTTCCTCGACGACTCCCCGGCGAAGGCCGAGATCGAAGACCTGGCGGTCGAGATGGACGTGCCCACCGTGCGCCGCAGGCTCGCCGACGGAACTCAGCACCACGCCGTCAAGGTGTTCCGTGACCCTGCCGGCATTACGCGCCAGCTGAACGACCTGGGATGGGGTGCCCAAGTCAGCCAGGCAGACCCGTACCACCTCGCCGGCATTGCACGCCCCCGGGACCACGCGTGA
- a CDS encoding relaxase/mobilization nuclease domain-containing protein codes for MIPCIHKQGSSTHGLLNYLYGKGTREEHVDPHLVASFDSMAPDPGRAPSATKEDLQRLLDQPLHLLDEDQRPDQHVWHCSVRAAGTDRILSDVEWADIARRIVAATGIDPGGADSAGCRWAAVRHADDHIHIIATLVREDGRRPDHHRSGQRAQAEARLIEADYDLHRVNPGDGTAAKRPTSAERHKAQRAGRERTAREELREAVRGASAGAASTDEFFDRLAADGLLIRKRIAPSGDLLGYKVALPGDRNKDDEPVFYAGSTLAPDLSLPRIRKRWSLQAEAIAESGPGTAQPVLPPVTHPAFARRRAAAATWQALLIIDHGDDGTAAAQIAAAGEVLDALAKTSAAHTRAELRQAAFVFERAGRSHVRAVRGHDHALRQAAHDLVHSGPALGRGEDGATTAMVIDMAVFLAIAAANWHARRHHSQQAAAAQQAAEHLRAAYQAAAAHPIAALRRRGQRLAPRMRQRQADLLHQALPELAERIQAEPGWPALAATLADARQAGHDPAALLAEATRRRELDSADSLSDVLVWRLRRSAHLPAAPETPQATPTRDGRHTPTPTPATPPAAKAANHPGRPH; via the coding sequence TTGATCCCCTGTATCCACAAGCAAGGCAGCAGCACCCACGGGCTGCTCAACTACCTCTACGGCAAAGGCACCCGCGAGGAGCACGTCGACCCGCACCTGGTCGCCTCCTTCGACTCCATGGCACCCGACCCCGGCCGCGCCCCTTCCGCCACGAAGGAAGACCTCCAGCGGCTTCTCGACCAGCCACTGCACCTCCTCGACGAAGACCAGCGGCCCGACCAGCACGTGTGGCACTGCTCCGTACGCGCGGCAGGCACCGACCGCATCCTGAGCGACGTGGAGTGGGCCGACATCGCCCGCCGCATCGTGGCCGCCACCGGCATCGACCCCGGCGGCGCAGACAGCGCCGGGTGCCGGTGGGCCGCCGTCCGCCACGCGGATGACCACATCCACATCATCGCCACCCTCGTACGCGAGGACGGCCGCCGCCCCGACCACCACCGCTCCGGCCAACGCGCCCAGGCCGAAGCCCGCCTCATCGAAGCCGACTACGACCTGCACCGCGTCAACCCCGGCGACGGCACCGCGGCCAAACGCCCCACCAGCGCCGAACGCCACAAAGCCCAACGGGCAGGGCGGGAGCGTACAGCGCGAGAGGAGCTGCGAGAGGCCGTGCGCGGCGCCTCGGCCGGCGCCGCCTCCACGGATGAGTTCTTCGACCGTCTGGCCGCCGACGGCCTGCTGATCCGCAAGCGGATCGCGCCGTCGGGCGACCTGCTCGGCTACAAGGTCGCGCTGCCTGGCGACCGCAACAAGGACGATGAGCCGGTTTTCTATGCCGGTTCCACGCTCGCTCCCGACCTGTCTCTGCCCCGCATCCGCAAACGCTGGTCCCTCCAAGCGGAGGCGATCGCCGAGAGCGGTCCCGGGACGGCCCAGCCGGTTCTGCCGCCGGTGACCCACCCCGCGTTCGCCCGGCGACGGGCCGCCGCCGCCACCTGGCAGGCTCTGCTGATCATCGATCACGGCGACGACGGCACGGCAGCAGCGCAGATCGCCGCAGCAGGGGAGGTCCTGGACGCGCTTGCCAAGACCTCCGCCGCCCACACCCGCGCGGAACTCCGGCAGGCGGCGTTCGTGTTCGAGCGGGCCGGCCGCTCTCACGTGCGCGCCGTACGCGGACATGACCACGCCCTGCGACAGGCCGCCCACGATCTCGTCCACAGCGGCCCCGCCCTCGGCCGGGGCGAAGACGGAGCCACCACGGCGATGGTCATCGACATGGCCGTCTTCCTCGCCATCGCCGCGGCGAACTGGCACGCCAGAAGGCACCACAGCCAGCAGGCAGCCGCAGCCCAGCAAGCCGCCGAGCATCTACGCGCCGCCTATCAGGCCGCCGCAGCCCACCCCATCGCCGCCCTCCGCCGGCGAGGCCAGCGTCTGGCACCGCGTATGCGGCAGCGGCAAGCCGATCTCCTGCACCAGGCACTGCCAGAGCTCGCCGAACGAATCCAGGCCGAGCCCGGCTGGCCCGCCCTGGCCGCCACCCTCGCCGACGCCCGGCAAGCGGGCCACGACCCGGCAGCCCTGCTCGCCGAAGCCACCCGACGACGCGAGCTCGACAGCGCCGACTCCCTCAGCGATGTCCTCGTCTGGCGCCTGCGCCGCAGTGCCCACCTGCCCGCCGCACCCGAAACCCCCCAGGCCACACCCACCCGCGACGGCCGGCACACCCCGACCCCAACACCCGCCACACCACCAGCGGCCAAGGCAGCGAACCACCCCGGCCGTCCGCACTGA
- a CDS encoding DUF317 domain-containing protein produces the protein MYPHHPSDPFRPGAPPAYWVGPRHLAGDDGRLYDAVADSLAGFGWTSLTVVRGRRELDEPLEDHQVLRSTVLHISRDALRWAQWVLPDEPFHLGGLPIAWQVSARSDASSPLADWSAYFTPDVPGEVITDFLSALDECGQPTTLPAGPEAVLDAATAHGWLRDADQPRAVAIHPTFTSRLSLAEAPSLIQDADPRALTAEAEGLGAMGWQAWAEPAMSAPYLWAASFSASVPHGLVAAFASSLSSTAPVLRRVLPESTRDQLLCAPAS, from the coding sequence CTGTACCCGCACCACCCCAGCGATCCCTTCCGACCCGGTGCCCCTCCCGCGTACTGGGTCGGTCCCCGACACCTAGCCGGCGACGACGGTCGTCTCTACGATGCCGTCGCGGACAGCCTCGCCGGCTTCGGCTGGACGAGCCTGACTGTCGTTCGAGGGCGGCGTGAGCTCGACGAGCCGCTGGAGGACCATCAGGTGCTACGCAGCACGGTCCTGCATATCAGTCGCGACGCTCTTCGGTGGGCTCAGTGGGTGCTGCCGGACGAGCCGTTTCACCTCGGTGGGCTGCCGATCGCGTGGCAGGTTTCTGCCCGTTCGGACGCGAGCAGTCCGCTCGCGGACTGGTCCGCCTACTTCACCCCCGACGTCCCGGGCGAGGTCATCACCGACTTCCTCTCCGCGCTCGACGAATGCGGCCAGCCCACGACGTTGCCAGCCGGTCCCGAGGCGGTCCTCGATGCGGCCACCGCACACGGCTGGCTCCGCGACGCTGACCAACCCCGCGCGGTGGCGATACACCCCACCTTCACCTCCCGCCTCAGCCTCGCCGAGGCGCCATCCCTGATCCAGGACGCCGACCCCCGCGCTCTGACTGCCGAGGCGGAGGGGCTGGGGGCGATGGGCTGGCAGGCGTGGGCTGAGCCGGCCATGAGTGCCCCGTACCTGTGGGCCGCGTCATTCAGCGCCAGCGTGCCGCACGGTCTTGTCGCCGCGTTCGCCTCCTCGCTCAGCTCCACCGCGCCGGTGTTGCGCAGGGTGCTGCCGGAGAGCACGCGGGACCAGCTCCTGTGTGCCCCTGCCAGCTGA
- a CDS encoding glycosyltransferase family protein, translating into MSGLIRPLSVIIGVNGIGMGHSVRQSVIAQYLRDRGHEVRIVTNGTARVEYFHDLGFTAWNGWMPTLLARGDRIYASDAARANIRQAPAGIAQHLRLRQLVRETRVPDVFITDYEPNTPRLAYHFDKPLISVDQQSKYRHLDLPNVDRYARTADEQRLRYFTPRADRSFICSFVPLKDEDPKLEFIAPVVPDVVRSAPVSTEPVVTAYFSRYFDHGPEDTVRALTDIFQQHVTDRALRIYAQGADIGGLRRYASGKIEICPFDREAFIADMARSEAVFSNAGFNLISEAFVLGKPVHLVPLPTYDQHWCAKVVDEAKLGTSTARISPAGVLGFLRHLQELRENVVRHRDQHLTTDPREQIASYLESLLWESPSQLHSSSAR; encoded by the coding sequence ATGTCTGGACTTATACGGCCGCTCAGCGTGATCATCGGCGTCAACGGCATCGGCATGGGCCACTCGGTCCGGCAGAGCGTGATCGCCCAGTACCTCCGCGATCGCGGGCACGAGGTGCGGATCGTCACCAATGGCACAGCCCGCGTCGAGTACTTCCATGACCTCGGCTTCACCGCGTGGAACGGGTGGATGCCGACCCTCCTCGCCCGCGGTGACCGCATATACGCGAGCGACGCCGCACGGGCCAACATCCGTCAGGCACCGGCTGGCATCGCCCAACACTTGCGCCTGCGCCAGCTCGTCCGCGAGACCCGCGTTCCCGACGTATTCATCACCGACTACGAGCCCAACACCCCACGTCTGGCCTACCACTTCGACAAACCGCTGATCTCCGTCGATCAACAGAGCAAGTACCGGCACCTGGACCTGCCGAACGTCGACCGCTACGCACGTACCGCCGACGAACAGCGGCTCCGCTACTTCACACCCCGCGCCGATCGATCCTTCATCTGCTCCTTCGTCCCCTTGAAGGACGAGGACCCCAAGCTCGAGTTCATCGCACCTGTCGTCCCCGACGTCGTCCGCTCAGCGCCGGTCAGCACCGAGCCAGTCGTCACCGCCTACTTCTCCCGGTACTTCGACCACGGTCCGGAAGACACCGTCCGCGCCCTGACCGATATCTTCCAGCAGCACGTCACTGACCGTGCCTTACGCATCTACGCTCAGGGCGCGGACATCGGGGGCCTACGTCGGTACGCAAGCGGCAAGATCGAGATCTGCCCCTTCGACCGAGAAGCGTTCATCGCCGACATGGCCCGGTCCGAAGCGGTGTTCTCCAACGCCGGCTTCAACCTCATCAGCGAAGCCTTCGTCCTCGGCAAGCCCGTCCACTTGGTGCCGCTGCCCACCTACGACCAGCACTGGTGCGCCAAGGTCGTCGACGAGGCGAAGCTCGGGACCAGCACGGCACGTATCAGTCCCGCGGGAGTCCTCGGCTTCCTCCGACATCTCCAGGAACTGCGCGAGAACGTCGTACGCCATCGGGATCAGCACCTCACGACCGACCCCCGTGAGCAGATCGCCTCCTACCTGGAGAGCCTGCTGTGGGAGTCCCCAAGTCAACTCCACAGCTCTTCCGCCCGGTAG
- a CDS encoding FkbM family methyltransferase, which produces MRNVFIDCGTNLGVVLKRFMHELPDHDFYAFEPNEKLLQSIRDEVERAAHSPRVEISHSAVWTHDGMINLFLGHHESSTVMPGKRVPPVYEQQIDYGSPVPVPATDFSSWLRRTVTPDDHVVVKMDIEGAEYPVLTKLIADGTLGLISVLYIEWHYDRFSYMTKSDHDQLVGAVSACVDVRDWD; this is translated from the coding sequence ATGCGCAACGTCTTCATCGACTGCGGAACCAACCTCGGAGTCGTGCTGAAGCGCTTCATGCACGAACTTCCCGACCATGACTTCTACGCCTTCGAGCCCAACGAGAAGCTGCTGCAGTCCATCCGCGACGAAGTCGAACGGGCCGCTCACTCTCCTCGCGTGGAGATCTCTCACAGCGCGGTATGGACCCACGACGGAATGATCAACCTATTCCTGGGCCACCACGAGAGCTCCACCGTGATGCCCGGCAAGCGCGTGCCCCCGGTGTACGAGCAGCAGATCGACTACGGCTCACCCGTCCCCGTGCCCGCCACGGACTTCAGCTCCTGGCTGCGCAGGACCGTCACCCCGGACGATCACGTCGTCGTGAAGATGGACATCGAGGGCGCCGAGTACCCCGTGCTGACGAAGCTGATTGCCGACGGGACTCTCGGCCTCATCTCCGTCCTCTACATCGAGTGGCACTACGACCGCTTCTCCTACATGACCAAATCCGACCACGACCAGCTCGTCGGCGCCGTATCCGCGTGCGTCGACGTCCGCGACTGGGACTGA